A part of Scytonema millei VB511283 genomic DNA contains:
- a CDS encoding WD40 repeat domain-containing protein, with protein sequence MAGNFQHFKKFTLSHTWETTWCIASMALSPDGTILVYSEFDDWTFKDSGFDVFDLTIGQQVCYFDTGRIRGYGRSFALSPNGRKIVWRSGNTITVGDLTIGKGIRTFQDSAGSIAVSPDGKSIICFSPEIAKMFDVETG encoded by the coding sequence ATGGCAGGAAATTTTCAACACTTCAAAAAATTTACTCTTTCTCATACTTGGGAGACAACATGGTGTATCGCTTCAATGGCTCTCAGTCCTGATGGAACAATTTTAGTTTATAGCGAATTTGATGATTGGACTTTTAAAGATTCAGGTTTTGATGTATTTGATTTGACAATAGGACAGCAAGTTTGCTACTTCGATACTGGTAGAATTCGTGGTTATGGTAGAAGTTTTGCCCTTAGCCCAAACGGAAGAAAAATTGTTTGGAGAAGCGGTAATACAATTACAGTGGGAGATTTGACGATAGGAAAGGGAATTCGCACATTTCAAGACAGCGCTGGTTCGATCGCCGTTAGTCCTGACGGAAAAAGTATTATTTGTTTTTCACCCGAAATTGCTAAGATGTTCGATGTAGAGACGGGATAA
- a CDS encoding DUF5340 domain-containing protein — MIPLPSPIHYEAVLQLLEQQTLPIVRQDPLLSEQVQQLIISLRKAAAQQKQLEASCQQAHVDYEFRWSLNQSESELAATEHSTVL; from the coding sequence ATGATTCCCCTCCCTTCTCCAATTCACTACGAAGCCGTATTGCAGTTATTAGAGCAACAAACATTACCTATTGTTAGGCAAGATCCTCTGTTGTCAGAGCAAGTGCAACAATTGATTATTTCTTTACGTAAAGCTGCGGCTCAACAAAAGCAACTGGAAGCTAGTTGTCAGCAAGCTCATGTAGATTATGAATTTCGTTGGTCTTTAAATCAAAGCGAATCCGAATTAGCTGCTACAGAGCATTCTACAGTTTTATGA
- the trpC gene encoding indole-3-glycerol phosphate synthase TrpC: MQIRRRPPNPSIDISYLSYQVSVPGAKPQHILEEIVWHKEIEVDRMREKLPLVELQKQALSLPASRDFVAALRQGKTSPSVIAEVKKASPSKGVLREDFDPVAIALSYQAGGASCISVLTDSKFFQGSFDYLEQIRAAVDVPLLCKDFIIYPYQMYLARLRGADAVLLIAAILSDRDLQYFIKIAKALKLAALIEVHTLEELDRVLALDGVTLVGINNRNLENFSVDLQTTSHLLTARQPQLKQRDILVVSESGIHAPADVAVVTQAGAAAVLVGESLVKQPEPGTAIASLIE; the protein is encoded by the coding sequence ATGCAAATCCGCCGTCGTCCGCCAAATCCGTCTATTGATATCAGTTATTTGAGTTATCAGGTATCAGTGCCTGGTGCAAAGCCGCAGCATATTTTAGAAGAAATTGTGTGGCATAAAGAGATTGAAGTCGATCGAATGCGGGAGAAACTACCGCTAGTAGAGTTACAAAAACAAGCTCTTTCGTTACCTGCTAGCCGCGATTTTGTCGCTGCTTTGCGTCAAGGCAAGACTTCTCCATCTGTGATTGCTGAGGTGAAAAAAGCTTCTCCGAGTAAAGGCGTATTGCGCGAAGATTTCGATCCAGTTGCGATCGCGCTTTCTTATCAAGCAGGTGGCGCAAGTTGTATTTCGGTACTTACAGATAGCAAGTTCTTTCAAGGCAGTTTTGATTACTTAGAACAGATTCGCGCTGCGGTGGATGTGCCTTTGTTGTGTAAGGATTTTATTATCTATCCTTACCAAATGTATCTAGCACGGCTACGGGGTGCTGATGCGGTGTTGTTGATTGCTGCAATTCTGAGCGATCGCGATTTACAATATTTCATCAAAATTGCTAAAGCTTTGAAGTTAGCCGCTTTAATTGAAGTCCATACTCTAGAAGAACTCGATCGCGTTTTGGCTTTGGATGGCGTAACTTTAGTAGGGATTAACAATCGCAATCTAGAAAACTTTTCTGTCGATTTGCAAACAACTAGTCACCTATTAACCGCACGTCAGCCACAATTGAAACAACGAGATATTTTAGTTGTCAGCGAGTCGGGAATTCACGCGCCAGCCGATGTAGCTGTAGTCACCCAAGCAGGTGCAGCAGCAGTGCTAGTTGGCGAGTCTTTAGTCAAGCAGCCAGAACCAGGAACCGCGATCGCTTCTTTAATAGAGTGA
- the lpdA gene encoding dihydrolipoyl dehydrogenase: protein MSQGFDYDLVIIGAGVGGHGAALHAVSCGLKTAIIEAADMGGTCVNRGCIPSKALLAASGRVRELRDAHHLKALGIQVENVGFDRQAIANHALNLVSKLQGDLTNSLKRVGVDTIRGRGKVAGQQKVTVTSDSGDKTITAKDIILAPGSVPFVPPGIEIDGKTVFTSDQAVKLESLPQWVAIIGSGYIGLEFSDVYSALGCEITMIEALDQLMPGFDRDIAKIAERVLITPRDIETYVGIYAKKVIPGSPVVIELANFKTKEYVDTLEVDGCLVATGRIPATKDLGLESVGAELDRRGYIPVNDSMAVLSGGEPVPHLWAIGDATGKMMLAHAASAQGIVAVENICDRQRQIDYRSIPAAAFTHPEISYVGLTETAAKELGEAEGFTIKTARTYFKGNSKALADGDADGIAKVVYRQDTGEVLGVHIIGSHASDLIHEASAAIANRQSVHSLAFLVHAHPTLSEVLDEAYKRAVHA, encoded by the coding sequence AATCGCGGTTGCATTCCCTCTAAAGCACTGTTGGCAGCATCGGGACGAGTGCGGGAATTGCGCGATGCACACCATTTGAAAGCACTAGGTATTCAGGTAGAAAATGTTGGGTTCGACCGTCAGGCGATCGCCAATCATGCTTTAAATTTGGTCAGTAAGCTGCAAGGTGACTTGACAAATAGCCTCAAGCGTGTAGGAGTTGACACGATTCGCGGTAGGGGAAAAGTTGCGGGACAGCAGAAAGTCACGGTGACTAGCGATAGCGGCGACAAAACGATTACCGCTAAAGATATTATCCTCGCTCCTGGTTCCGTACCTTTCGTTCCCCCAGGAATTGAAATTGACGGCAAGACTGTATTTACCAGCGACCAAGCAGTTAAATTAGAATCCTTACCTCAATGGGTAGCCATCATTGGTAGCGGCTACATCGGCTTAGAATTCTCCGATGTTTACTCAGCTTTAGGCTGCGAAATTACCATGATTGAAGCCCTAGACCAATTAATGCCAGGGTTCGATCGCGATATTGCTAAAATTGCCGAACGAGTTTTAATTACTCCCCGCGACATTGAAACTTATGTCGGCATTTACGCCAAGAAAGTTATTCCTGGTTCTCCAGTTGTCATCGAACTGGCAAATTTTAAAACGAAAGAATATGTCGATACGCTGGAAGTAGACGGCTGCTTAGTTGCCACCGGACGCATTCCCGCTACAAAGGATTTGGGTTTAGAATCTGTAGGCGCAGAACTCGATCGTCGTGGTTATATTCCCGTCAATGACAGCATGGCTGTGTTATCTGGCGGCGAACCCGTACCTCACCTGTGGGCAATTGGCGACGCTACAGGGAAAATGATGTTAGCTCATGCAGCATCCGCGCAAGGAATTGTCGCAGTCGAAAATATTTGCGATCGCCAGCGTCAAATTGATTATCGCAGCATTCCCGCCGCTGCCTTCACCCACCCCGAAATTAGCTATGTTGGGTTGACAGAAACGGCTGCGAAGGAATTAGGAGAAGCGGAAGGATTTACCATCAAAACCGCCAGAACTTACTTTAAAGGCAACTCCAAGGCGCTAGCAGACGGCGATGCAGACGGAATTGCCAAAGTCGTCTACCGTCAAGATACAGGGGAAGTCTTGGGAGTCCACATCATCGGTTCCCACGCCTCCGACTTAATCCACGAAGCCTCAGCTGCGATCGCCAATCGTCAATCAGTTCATTCCCTCGCCTTCCTCGTTCACGCCCATCCTACCCTTTCTGAAGTCTTGGATGAAGCATATAAACGGGCAGTTCATGCTTAG
- a CDS encoding chloride channel protein: MPVLRQYLRHWMRPRRTSAIAEACLIGLVAALSAVLLKAGSGWFGAMRVHQSNLFPAWILLPSFGLTFGYLSGLLVERLAPEASGSGIPHVKAVLANAATDISWRTAGVKLLASTLAIGSGLTVGRQGPTVHIGAALAAQFSRWVPTSPDHRRQMIAAGAGAGLAAAFNAPITGVLFVVEELLRDLSSLTLGTAILASFIGAVVSRILGGRSLDLSLVLTAHSTSFSLIELPFFLLLGILAGLLGSLFHRGIIASLKFYRQLHISLSLRIALAGLISGMAIALLPPTFRDNSGLREFLITGDASLELAAIAFVAQFSLTLVAFGSGAPGGLFAPSLIIGSALGYVVGLTEFYVLGIGSPATYALAGMGAFFSVVSKVPITAIAIVFEMTTDFNLVLPLMIGSVTAYLIAERLAPGSIYDKILQLNGINLESAATPKGFLAELTAEDVMQRRVETLGAQMTLDEAVQAFSRSHHRGFPVVDNSKLVGIITQTDLAKTRDRSLPGNAPISEVMTPQPVTVSPHATLAHVLYLLDRYQLSRLPVVENRRMVGIITRADIIRVEADKLNGETEQTGPQPEPSYIVYQTRSPSTGRGRILVPIANPQTAESLLQMAAAIARDRDYELECIQVILVSRRSSPAETSVQTGKSRKLLRQAEVIAKKQKIPVHTQIRVAHDTAQAILETIKEQHIDILLMGWKGNTITPGRIFGNVVDTLIRQAPCDVVLVKLPEDRQEARGEKQEAFSQLPSPTPDSLVRAHSSAPLPTPSFNRWLVPMAGGPNAKAAIKLLPALASLGEEPEIQLCQVFESKEAKPDLSVLQQAIRYLVKYRQLSGKVTAVPVVSSSVADGLINLVKTEDFDVVVLGASREGMLQNAIKGNIPAQIANRVDSTVILVRGEIDK, encoded by the coding sequence ATGCCTGTCCTCCGCCAATACTTGCGCCACTGGATGCGTCCCCGCCGCACCAGCGCGATCGCCGAAGCTTGTTTAATTGGATTAGTTGCCGCTTTGTCTGCGGTATTGCTGAAAGCTGGTTCTGGCTGGTTTGGGGCAATGCGAGTCCATCAATCTAACCTATTTCCAGCCTGGATTTTGCTGCCATCTTTTGGTCTGACTTTTGGATATTTGTCTGGTTTGCTGGTGGAACGATTAGCCCCAGAAGCAAGCGGTAGCGGTATTCCTCACGTTAAGGCAGTACTTGCCAACGCTGCGACAGACATATCATGGCGGACTGCTGGTGTCAAGTTACTCGCTTCAACCTTAGCAATTGGTTCGGGGTTGACCGTAGGTAGGCAAGGACCAACCGTACATATAGGTGCAGCCTTAGCCGCCCAATTTAGCCGCTGGGTTCCCACATCTCCCGACCACCGCCGCCAGATGATTGCCGCAGGTGCAGGTGCGGGATTAGCTGCTGCTTTTAATGCCCCCATTACGGGGGTTTTGTTTGTGGTTGAAGAATTACTCCGCGATTTGTCGAGTTTGACTTTGGGGACGGCGATCCTCGCTTCGTTCATCGGTGCCGTCGTGTCGCGGATTTTAGGTGGTCGCAGCCTAGATTTGAGTTTGGTATTGACTGCTCACTCAACCTCATTCTCGTTAATTGAACTGCCATTTTTCTTGTTACTGGGGATCTTGGCAGGGTTGCTAGGTTCTCTCTTTCATCGTGGCATTATTGCTAGTTTAAAATTTTATCGCCAGTTACACATTAGCTTATCCCTACGGATTGCCTTAGCTGGCTTAATTTCCGGTATGGCGATCGCCCTTTTACCTCCTACCTTTCGCGATAATAGTGGTTTGAGGGAATTTCTGATTACTGGAGATGCCAGTTTAGAATTAGCTGCGATCGCCTTTGTCGCGCAGTTTAGCCTCACTTTAGTCGCTTTTGGTTCGGGAGCGCCAGGAGGATTATTCGCCCCGAGTCTGATTATTGGTTCAGCTTTGGGTTATGTGGTTGGTTTGACCGAGTTTTATGTTTTAGGGATTGGTTCCCCGGCTACCTATGCCTTAGCAGGGATGGGGGCATTTTTTAGCGTCGTTTCTAAAGTCCCGATTACGGCGATCGCGATCGTGTTTGAGATGACCACCGATTTTAACTTAGTCTTACCGTTAATGATCGGCTCGGTAACGGCGTACCTAATTGCCGAACGGTTAGCACCTGGATCGATCTACGATAAAATCTTGCAACTCAACGGGATTAACTTAGAATCAGCAGCTACACCCAAGGGCTTTCTTGCTGAGTTGACAGCAGAAGACGTGATGCAACGCCGAGTAGAAACTTTAGGGGCGCAGATGACGCTGGATGAGGCTGTACAGGCGTTTTCTCGCTCCCACCATCGCGGCTTTCCCGTAGTTGATAATAGTAAGCTAGTTGGAATTATCACCCAAACCGATTTGGCAAAAACTCGCGATCGCTCCTTACCCGGGAATGCTCCAATTAGCGAGGTGATGACTCCCCAACCCGTCACCGTCAGTCCTCACGCGACTCTCGCCCATGTATTGTATTTACTCGATCGCTACCAACTCAGCCGCTTACCCGTAGTGGAAAATCGGCGAATGGTGGGAATTATTACCCGCGCCGATATTATCCGCGTTGAAGCCGACAAACTCAACGGCGAGACAGAACAGACGGGACCGCAGCCAGAACCATCTTACATAGTCTATCAAACGCGATCGCCCAGTACTGGACGCGGCAGAATTTTAGTGCCGATCGCTAACCCTCAAACTGCGGAATCGTTGTTGCAAATGGCTGCGGCAATTGCCCGCGATCGCGATTACGAACTAGAGTGCATTCAAGTTATCCTCGTCTCTCGCCGTAGTTCCCCCGCTGAAACTTCCGTGCAGACTGGGAAAAGCCGCAAGTTACTTCGTCAAGCCGAGGTGATAGCGAAAAAGCAAAAAATCCCCGTCCATACTCAAATTCGGGTAGCTCACGACACTGCTCAAGCAATATTAGAGACAATTAAAGAACAGCACATCGATATTTTGTTGATGGGATGGAAAGGTAACACCATCACCCCTGGGCGAATTTTTGGCAACGTTGTAGACACCCTGATCCGCCAAGCACCCTGCGATGTCGTATTGGTGAAATTACCGGAAGATAGGCAAGAGGCAAGAGGTGAAAAGCAAGAGGCTTTTTCCCAACTCCCTTCCCCGACTCCCGACTCCCTAGTACGGGCGCACAGCAGTGCGCCCCTACCGACTCCCTCATTTAACCGTTGGCTAGTCCCGATGGCAGGTGGTCCCAATGCGAAAGCAGCAATTAAATTGTTACCTGCGCTAGCTTCTCTAGGAGAAGAACCAGAGATCCAACTGTGTCAGGTGTTTGAATCTAAAGAGGCAAAACCCGATTTAAGCGTATTACAACAAGCAATTCGTTATTTAGTTAAATACCGACAATTATCAGGCAAAGTCACCGCAGTACCAGTTGTATCAAGTTCTGTTGCAGATGGTTTAATTAATTTGGTCAAGACTGAAGATTTTGATGTTGTGGTTTTGGGTGCCAGTCGAGAAGGGATGTTGCAGAATGCGATTAAAGGTAATATTCCGGCTCAAATTGCCAATCGCGTCGATAGTACGGTGATTTTGGTGCGCGGTGAAATTGATAAGTAA
- a CDS encoding GDSL-type esterase/lipase family protein — MRICFVGDSFVNGTGDPECLGWTGRICVAAQKQGYDVTYYNLGVRRETSADIKARWLQEVSCRLSKDYDGRIVFSFGTNDTTIETDKTRIKFVESIENARQILQVAKQRFPVLMVGAPPMLDTEQNSRTVCLLKQFEQICLTIDIPYLDIFATLQKSDTWLQEVADYDGAHPRAAGYQEIANLVQNWSGWQSWLT; from the coding sequence ATGCGTATCTGTTTTGTTGGCGATTCTTTTGTCAATGGTACGGGAGATCCTGAGTGTCTCGGTTGGACGGGGAGAATTTGTGTTGCTGCCCAGAAACAAGGGTATGATGTAACTTATTACAATTTAGGGGTTAGAAGAGAAACTAGCGCTGATATTAAAGCGCGGTGGTTGCAGGAAGTTTCTTGCCGCTTAAGCAAAGACTACGATGGTAGAATCGTGTTTTCTTTTGGGACAAATGATACGACTATAGAAACTGATAAAACTCGGATAAAATTTGTTGAATCTATAGAAAATGCACGCCAAATTTTACAGGTAGCTAAACAAAGATTTCCGGTCTTGATGGTAGGAGCGCCTCCCATGCTGGATACAGAACAAAATTCTAGAACTGTTTGTTTGTTGAAACAATTCGAGCAAATTTGCTTGACAATAGATATTCCTTATTTAGATATTTTCGCCACTTTACAAAAATCAGATACTTGGTTACAAGAAGTAGCAGATTATGACGGCGCTCATCCCCGTGCTGCTGGTTATCAAGAAATTGCTAACTTAGTTCAAAATTGGTCGGGATGGCAGTCTTGGTTGACTTGA